In Mycoplasma feriruminatoris, the sequence AAAGAACCTTTACAAATCATGTTAGATGCCGGAATTGATTTTAATAAAGAAGAAACTTATTTACCTTTAATTAATGGAATTAAAGATCATATTAAAGAATTAGAAGAATTATTAAACAAATAGTAAAAACCTCGAGATTAATCTCGAGGTTTTTTATAGATATTTAATATAAGAAGTTTCAAAGTGATCTAGATTAATTGTATGTTGAGTGATTTCAACAATGTTATCTTCTTTATCATATAAAATTGAATATCGGCAAATCACATAATCTTGATGATTATCAACTAAAAGATTTCTAGTTAATTGATCTTTTAATTTAGATTCTAATACACTAGTTAGTTTGAATGGTTCGATGTTATTTTGCTCAATATATTCAATTAGTGATCTTTTAATCTTTTCACTATCAATTTCTTTATCAAAAAGACTTTTATTTAGAAATGATTTAGCATATCTTACTGGTAGATCATTTACATAAAATACTTTGATATATGAAAAATAATCATCTGGATTAATATCAATATTTAAATGTAATTTGTTAATAATTGTTATTAAATTACTAGTATCTAGTTCAGTTTCAATAATCACTTCTTGTTTATTTGATAATAATTGATTTCTAATTGATTTAATTCTGTTAAAAGAAAAATCTGGGTTTATAAAATATCCTGCCCCTTTAGATGATTTAATTAAACCTTTTGTTTTTAAATCAGAAAATGCACTTCTAACAGTACCTCTACTTACTTTAAACTTAGTTACTAAAAAATATTCACTAGGTAAAGCAGTTTTATAATCAACTTTTTTATGTTCTATCAAATCTAATAAGTAGTTAACGATTTTTTGACGCTCAGTAATTTCTTTGTTTTTTTTATCTTGCATATCTTTTATATTATAAACTTTATTTACTCAACAACGATTGTTTGTCAAGGTTTTAAAGTATTTTTATTAAAATCAGATTGAGTATTTAAAATGATTTTATTATCATCATTTATTAAATGACTAATATCTACTTCTTGATCACTTCAATTAGCAATTACTTTAATTGATCTATTTTGATCAATTCTACTATAAGCAAATAACTTATCATTATTTGGATCTAATAATTCAAAATAAGCATCAATAATTAATTGAGAATAATTACTTTCATCTCTAAATTTAATTAATTTTTTTAAATAATTATAAACACCATCAGGATTTTTTAAATCATTTTTAGCATTAATTTCTTTATAATTATCATTTACATCAATTCAAGGATTAACATTACTAAATCCAGCATAATTACTATCATCTCATTGATATGGAGTTCTAGCATGATCTCTACTATTTACTAAAATACCATCTATAAACTCATCATAAGTTAAAGTTTTATCTTTTAAAACAGCTGAAGCATAAGTGTTTTTAATTTCAACATCTTTATATTTATTTAAATCAGTTCAATTAACATTAGTCATTCCTATTTCATCACCTTGATGAATAAAAGGAGTTCCTTGCATTAAAAAGAAAGTAGTTAGTAAAGTTTTTGCTGAATCAATTCGGTATTTTTTATCATTTCCATATCTTGAAACCATTCTTGGTAAATCGTGATTTGATAAAAATAATCCTGATCATCCTTTATTATGTAAACCTTGCTGTCATTTTTTATAAATTTGTTTAAATTCTAAAAAATCAACATCCATTGTTTTATATTTATTAGTTTTATTAAAAAAGCTTGTAACTGGTTCAAAGTTAAACACCATTGAAAATTCTTCATTTTTTTCATTTGAATATTGAATTGCATTATCAATATCAGCTGATCAACATTCTCCAACTGTTAAAAATTCATTTGAATCTCAACTGTTTTTTCTTAAATCTTGAATGTATTTATGTAACATTGGACCATTTGATAAAATCTTTTGATCAATTCTTTTTCCAAGTAGTTCAATAACATCTAATCTAAATCCCATAATTCCAAAATCGCATCATCATTTAACCATTTTAGCAATTTCTTCTCTAACTTTAGGATTTTCTCAATTTAGATCAGGTTGTTCTTTTGCAAACATATGAAAGTAATATTGATTAGTTTTTTTATCATAAGTTCAAGCAGGACCACCAAAAGCTGATTGAATATCATTAGGTTCATCTCTTCAAATATAAAAATCACGATATGGATTATTTTTTGATGATCTAGATTGTTTAAATCATTCATGTTGATCTGAAGTATGGTTTAAAACTAAATCCATAATTACACCAATATTTAATTCATTAGCCTTGTCAACAAATTTTTTAAACTTTTCTAACCCACCATATATTTGATTAATTGATTGATAATTTGAAATATCATATCCGTTATCAACTAGTGGAGAATCATAAATTGGAGTTAATCAAATAGCACCAATTCCTAATTCTTTTAAATACTCTAATTTACTAATAGCACCATCTAAATCTCCAATTCCATCATCATTTGAATCTTTAAATGATTGTAAGTACATTTCATAAACTACAGTATTTTTTCATCAGTAATTTGCCATTTTAAACCTCTACTTTAATTTTTGATTCTAAAAGATATTCTTTATCAAATAAATTAATTGTTAAAGTTTGTCCTTCTAGTAATTGAATTTCAACTTCAGTTTTATGATGTTTAACTTTTAAAACACGGTTTCTAAAGTTGATATTAAATTCATAACCTTGTCATTGTTCTGGTAGTTTTGGAGAAAAACAAGGTATGTTGTTTCTAACAATCATTCCACCAAATCCTTCAACAATTGCTAGATAACTTCCTGTCATACTTGTAATGTGTAATCCATCATCAGTATCATTATTATAATTATCTAAATCTAATCTAGCAGTTCTATTATAAAATTCATATGCTTTTTGCATTAAATCAATTCTTGCTGCAATTATTGAATGAACACATGGACTTAGTGAAGATTCATGAACTGTAAATTGTTCATAGAATTTAAAGTTTTTAGTAATTTGATCTTTACTAAATTTATCTCATAAATAATAAATACCTTGTAAAACATCAGCTTGTTTAATATAAACACTTCTTAAAATACGATCTCAACTTCAGTTTTTATTTAAAGGTCTTTCATCTTTACTTAATAAATCTTTATGTTTTAAATCTTTATCTAAAAATGTATCGTGTTGAACAAAAATATCTAAATCTTTATCATATGGTAAATAGATTTTATTAATAATATCAACTCATTTATCTGTTTCACTATTAGTTAAATTTCATTTAGTTTTATCTAAGTTTAATTTATCTAACATTTCTAAAGTATAAGTTAATACTCATTGACACATTAAATTAGTTAATCAGTTATTATTAACGTTATTTTCATATTCATTTGGTCCAGTTACCCCATGAATAAAATATTTATCTTTTAGATTATGATAATGTACTCTATCAGCTCAAAAACGACTAATCTCAACCATTACATCCATACCATATTCTTTAATGTATTCAAAATCACCTGTATAGTTAGTGTAATTATAAATTGCATAAACCATAGCAGCGTTTCTATGAATTTCTTCAAATGTAATTTCTCATTCGTTATGACATTCAACACCATTAAAAGTAACCATTGGATATAAAGCACCTTTAAATCCTAATAACTTAGCATTTTCTATAGCTTTATTTAAATGATTGTGTCTATATTTTAATAGATTTCTACTAATTTTTGGATCTGAAGTTTTTAAATATAAAGGTAAACAATAAGCTTCTGTATCTCAATAAGTAGCTCCACCATATTTTTCACCAGTAAATCCTTTAGGACCTATATTTAAACGATCATCATTTCCATAATAAGTACAAAATAGTTGGAATAAATTAAATCTAATTGCTTGTTGATCTAAATCTGAACCAATAATTTTAACATCACTAGTTTGTCATCTTTTATCTCATAATTTAACGTGTTTTTCTTTTAATTTTTCATAGTCAAATTTACTAATTTGATCATTAATCTTAATAGCATTTTCTTTTAATTTATCTTCAGAATAATTTAAAGAATGTACTAAAGTAACTAATTTATAAAATGTTAAAGTTTGATTAGCTTTTAAATCAAATTTATAAGTAGTTTTAGCATATAAATCACAATGATCAGATTCAATCAAACTTGGGTTTAAATTAAAATTATTTGTTGCATAACAAGCATAACTAAAACGTTCTATATCAAACTTATTTTCAACCATTTTAGATACTACTAATTGAGAATGATCATCACTTGATGAATCTAAATGAGTTCAAAACTTAGTTTTATAATTTGAATCTCTATTAATTACATCTCCATTAATATAACTAGTTAAATCTAAATTAATATCTTTATTACTTGTAATACTATATTTAATAGCTACAAGTTCTTTAGTATCAATTGAAACAAAGCGCTCAGTTTCTACTTTAATTTGTTTATCATTAATATTAGTTACAAATTCTCTACTTAACACTCCTTGTTTTAAATCTAGTGTTCTTTTATAAGAACTTAAAGATTGTTTAAATAAGTCAAGTTCAGTATTATCTATAACTACATTTAATCCTAATAAATTAACTGCATTAATAACTTTTCCAAAATAGTGAGGATATCCATTTTTTCATCACCCAACTATAGTTCTATCTGGATATCATAACCCACCAACATAACATCCTTTATGAGTATCACCTGAATAAGTTTCTTCAAAGTTTCCTCTCATTCCTAAATACTCATTTCCTAAAGAAGTAATTGATTCACTTAATCTAAAATCATAAGAATTATCTGGTAATTTGTTTTCAACTAGTTTTCAAGGATCAACTTCAAATAGTCTTTTAATATTAACATCTATATTTGTTTTCATATTACTCCTATTAATTATTAATCTTATTATTATCAATAAAAATAGACACATTATAAATAGATTGTGTCTATTTTTTATAAAAGTAAATCTAATATATAGTAATTATTTAACCAATACGGTTTTCTGTAATTCCGTTAAATAAGTGGTATTTGTGAATCTTAATACCAACTTTATCATCAATTCTAGCATCATTATCTTTTGAAGTAGTAATTACAAAGTTATTATTTGGCATTAATTCACAAGTTACTTGTTTGTTCATTCCTAATAACTCAGTATTAATTACATTAGCAACTATATTAGCAGATTTATCATTAGCATCAACTAATTGAGCATCTTCACTTCTAATTCCTAAATATAGTTTTGTAACTTCTTCTTTTTTAATTAGTTCTAATTCTTCATCAGATAATTTTACTTTATAGTTATTTATATTTGAAATAAAGTAATTCTTTTCAAGTTTACCTTCTAAAACGTTCATAGTAGGAGTTCCAATAAACTTAGCAACAAATAAGTTGTTTGGTTTGTTATAAAATTCTTCAGGTTTTCCTACTTGTTGAATAACTTGGTTATTCATTAAAACAATTTTAGTAGCCATTGTCATAGCTTCTAATTGGTCATGAGTAACATAAATTGTAGTTGTTCCTAAAAT encodes:
- a CDS encoding glycoside hydrolase family 65 protein, coding for MKTNIDVNIKRLFEVDPWKLVENKLPDNSYDFRLSESITSLGNEYLGMRGNFEETYSGDTHKGCYVGGLWYPDRTIVGWWKNGYPHYFGKVINAVNLLGLNVVIDNTELDLFKQSLSSYKRTLDLKQGVLSREFVTNINDKQIKVETERFVSIDTKELVAIKYSITSNKDINLDLTSYINGDVINRDSNYKTKFWTHLDSSSDDHSQLVVSKMVENKFDIERFSYACYATNNFNLNPSLIESDHCDLYAKTTYKFDLKANQTLTFYKLVTLVHSLNYSEDKLKENAIKINDQISKFDYEKLKEKHVKLWDKRWQTSDVKIIGSDLDQQAIRFNLFQLFCTYYGNDDRLNIGPKGFTGEKYGGATYWDTEAYCLPLYLKTSDPKISRNLLKYRHNHLNKAIENAKLLGFKGALYPMVTFNGVECHNEWEITFEEIHRNAAMVYAIYNYTNYTGDFEYIKEYGMDVMVEISRFWADRVHYHNLKDKYFIHGVTGPNEYENNVNNNWLTNLMCQWVLTYTLEMLDKLNLDKTKWNLTNSETDKWVDIINKIYLPYDKDLDIFVQHDTFLDKDLKHKDLLSKDERPLNKNWSWDRILRSVYIKQADVLQGIYYLWDKFSKDQITKNFKFYEQFTVHESSLSPCVHSIIAARIDLMQKAYEFYNRTARLDLDNYNNDTDDGLHITSMTGSYLAIVEGFGGMIVRNNIPCFSPKLPEQWQGYEFNINFRNRVLKVKHHKTEVEIQLLEGQTLTINLFDKEYLLESKIKVEV
- a CDS encoding GntR family transcriptional regulator, which codes for MQDKKNKEITERQKIVNYLLDLIEHKKVDYKTALPSEYFLVTKFKVSRGTVRSAFSDLKTKGLIKSSKGAGYFINPDFSFNRIKSIRNQLLSNKQEVIIETELDTSNLITIINKLHLNIDINPDDYFSYIKVFYVNDLPVRYAKSFLNKSLFDKEIDSEKIKRSLIEYIEQNNIEPFKLTSVLESKLKDQLTRNLLVDNHQDYVICRYSILYDKEDNIVEITQHTINLDHFETSYIKYL
- a CDS encoding glycoside hydrolase family 13 protein; the encoded protein is MANYWWKNTVVYEMYLQSFKDSNDDGIGDLDGAISKLEYLKELGIGAIWLTPIYDSPLVDNGYDISNYQSINQIYGGLEKFKKFVDKANELNIGVIMDLVLNHTSDQHEWFKQSRSSKNNPYRDFYIWRDEPNDIQSAFGGPAWTYDKKTNQYYFHMFAKEQPDLNWENPKVREEIAKMVKWWCDFGIMGFRLDVIELLGKRIDQKILSNGPMLHKYIQDLRKNSWDSNEFLTVGECWSADIDNAIQYSNEKNEEFSMVFNFEPVTSFFNKTNKYKTMDVDFLEFKQIYKKWQQGLHNKGWSGLFLSNHDLPRMVSRYGNDKKYRIDSAKTLLTTFFLMQGTPFIHQGDEIGMTNVNWTDLNKYKDVEIKNTYASAVLKDKTLTYDEFIDGILVNSRDHARTPYQWDDSNYAGFSNVNPWIDVNDNYKEINAKNDLKNPDGVYNYLKKLIKFRDESNYSQLIIDAYFELLDPNNDKLFAYSRIDQNRSIKVIANWSDQEVDISHLINDDNKIILNTQSDFNKNTLKPWQTIVVE